The Ornithinimicrobium faecis genome includes a window with the following:
- a CDS encoding MarR family winged helix-turn-helix transcriptional regulator, translating to MADTERTAPDQVDGIVAAWRRERPDLDVSPLEVLSRVSRLARHLDLARRHAFDQWGLVAWEFDVLSALRRSGEPYQLSAGELVRETLVTSGTMTNRIDRLVSHGMVARTASPSDRRTVLITLTAQGREAVDGALAGLVDDERDLLIGLSPQERGELAALLRRLLTPFEQD from the coding sequence ATGGCTGACACCGAGCGCACCGCTCCCGATCAGGTTGACGGCATCGTCGCGGCCTGGCGGCGCGAGCGCCCGGACCTGGATGTCTCACCCCTCGAGGTGCTCTCGCGGGTGAGTCGGCTGGCTCGCCACCTGGACCTGGCACGGCGGCACGCGTTTGACCAGTGGGGACTGGTGGCCTGGGAGTTTGACGTGCTGTCCGCGCTGCGCCGGTCGGGGGAGCCCTATCAGTTGTCGGCCGGGGAGCTCGTCCGCGAGACGCTGGTGACCAGCGGCACCATGACCAACCGGATCGACCGGCTGGTCTCGCACGGCATGGTGGCGCGCACCGCGTCACCGAGCGACCGCCGCACGGTGCTCATCACGCTCACCGCCCAGGGCCGCGAAGCGGTCGACGGAGCCCTGGCCGGTCTCGTCGACGATGAGCGCGACCTGCTGATCGGCCTGTCGCCGCAGGAGCGTGGCGAGCTCGCCGCCCTGCTCCGCCGCCTGCTGACACCCTTCGAGCAGGACTAG
- a CDS encoding DMT family transporter has translation MPHTLPSRHRHGRLVAVLALLGATVCWAGNYLVGAAAVQSITPLDLVLLRWLVALPLLVLLAQRLERPAWREVLSQWRWLVALSLTGLLGYPLLVYVALEHTTALSASLVNATNPALIVLVAALTLRERLRPLTLLGVIIAMAGALVVLSRGDLGVLAGARFGAGELVMLGAVVAWTAYTIIGRAGQGRLRVPPVTAVAVQAAITVVVVAPVSLATGGPSLPMTPQAAGAVLFIAVFPSVLAYLLWSRALSDLPAGSAGVFLNLITVFVAAFTLLAGQPYSLAQLVGGLIVIVGVIVTNVPVLRRGRASVS, from the coding sequence GTGCCGCACACCCTGCCCAGCCGCCACCGGCACGGGCGTCTGGTCGCCGTGCTGGCACTGCTGGGCGCCACCGTGTGCTGGGCAGGCAACTACCTCGTGGGTGCTGCCGCCGTGCAGAGCATCACCCCGCTCGACCTGGTCCTGCTCCGCTGGCTGGTGGCCCTCCCGTTGCTGGTGCTGCTGGCCCAGCGGCTGGAACGGCCGGCCTGGCGTGAGGTGCTCTCGCAGTGGCGCTGGTTGGTGGCACTGAGCCTGACCGGGCTGCTGGGCTATCCGCTGCTGGTTTATGTGGCGCTGGAGCACACGACGGCGCTGAGTGCCTCGCTGGTCAACGCCACCAACCCCGCGCTGATCGTCCTGGTGGCGGCGCTCACGCTGCGCGAGCGGCTCCGTCCTCTGACGCTGCTCGGGGTGATCATCGCGATGGCGGGAGCCCTCGTTGTGCTCAGCCGCGGCGACCTGGGGGTCCTGGCCGGTGCCCGGTTCGGGGCGGGTGAGCTGGTCATGCTGGGGGCCGTCGTGGCCTGGACGGCCTACACGATCATCGGTCGCGCCGGGCAGGGCCGTCTGCGTGTGCCGCCGGTGACTGCTGTCGCGGTGCAGGCGGCGATCACTGTGGTCGTGGTTGCTCCGGTCAGTCTGGCCACCGGAGGGCCGAGCCTGCCGATGACCCCGCAGGCCGCGGGTGCGGTGCTGTTCATCGCCGTCTTCCCGTCGGTGCTGGCCTATCTGCTGTGGAGTCGTGCGCTGAGCGATCTGCCCGCGGGGAGTGCGGGAGTCTTCCTCAACCTGATCACCGTGTTCGTCGCCGCCTTCACGCTCCTGGCCGGTCAGCCCTACTCACTCGCCCAGCTCGTCGGCGGGCTGATCGTGATCGTCGGAGTCATCGTCACCAACGTCCCGGTGCTCCGCCGGGGGCGCGCTTCGGTGTCTTGA
- a CDS encoding TetR/AcrR family transcriptional regulator gives MTGPQRREQLISIGRALFSEKGFEGTTVEEIAANAEVSKPVIYEHFGGKEGLYAVVVDREIQALLNAITNALSEPGHPRALLERAALSLLDYIENSTDGFRILVRDSPPGQSTGSFASLISDVASQVEHILAAEFKRQRLDPKMAPLYAQMLVGMVATPGGWWLDSRKIKKEDVASHVVNLAWNGLSGLESKPSLRLINPR, from the coding sequence ATGACTGGCCCGCAGCGGCGTGAGCAGTTGATCTCAATCGGGCGGGCACTCTTCTCCGAGAAGGGGTTCGAGGGGACCACGGTCGAGGAGATCGCGGCGAATGCCGAGGTGTCCAAGCCGGTGATCTATGAGCACTTCGGGGGCAAGGAGGGGCTCTATGCCGTGGTCGTCGACCGCGAGATCCAGGCCCTGCTCAATGCGATCACCAACGCCCTGTCCGAGCCGGGCCACCCGCGAGCACTGCTCGAGCGCGCTGCCCTCTCGCTGCTGGACTACATCGAGAACTCCACCGATGGGTTCCGGATCCTGGTGCGAGACAGCCCACCTGGGCAGTCCACCGGCTCCTTCGCCTCGCTGATCAGCGACGTCGCCAGCCAGGTCGAGCACATCCTCGCCGCCGAGTTCAAGCGTCAGCGGCTCGATCCCAAGATGGCGCCGCTGTATGCACAGATGCTGGTCGGCATGGTCGCCACCCCCGGTGGCTGGTGGTTGGACTCCCGCAAGATCAAGAAGGAGGATGTGGCCTCCCACGTCGTCAATCTGGCTTGGAACGGGCTGTCCGGCCTGGAGTCCAAGCCGAGCCTGCGCCTGATCAACCCGCGGTAG
- a CDS encoding ribose-phosphate diphosphokinase yields the protein MTGIQKTTQKNLMIFSGRAHPGLAEEVTTILGTDLVPTDAYSFANSEIYVRFDESVRGSDAFVIQSHTAPINEWIMEHLIMVDALKRASAKRISVVLPFYGYARQDKKHRGREPISARLMADLFKTAGADRLMCVDLHTSQIQGFFDGPVDHLMALPILSSYVKKHYGKEELAIVSPDAGRIKVAEQWSQRLGGAPLAFIHKTRDITRPNQSVANRVVGEVAGRTCILVDDMIDSGGTICQAADALMNDGANSVVIAATHPIFSGPAVERLSNSIAREVIVTNTLPLSAEARALDKITELSIAPLISQAIRAVFEDGSVTSMFDGNA from the coding sequence GTGACCGGCATCCAGAAGACCACCCAGAAGAACCTGATGATCTTCAGCGGGCGGGCGCACCCTGGCCTGGCTGAGGAGGTCACCACGATCCTGGGCACCGACCTGGTGCCGACGGATGCCTACTCCTTTGCCAACAGCGAGATCTATGTCCGCTTCGACGAGTCGGTCCGCGGCTCCGACGCGTTCGTGATCCAGAGCCACACGGCGCCGATCAACGAGTGGATCATGGAGCACCTGATCATGGTCGACGCGCTCAAACGCGCCTCGGCCAAGCGGATCAGTGTGGTGCTCCCGTTCTATGGCTATGCCCGCCAGGACAAGAAGCACCGCGGCCGCGAGCCGATCTCGGCCCGCCTGATGGCCGACCTGTTCAAGACCGCCGGTGCCGATCGGCTCATGTGCGTGGACCTGCACACCTCGCAGATCCAGGGCTTCTTCGACGGCCCGGTCGACCACCTGATGGCGCTGCCGATCCTGAGCTCCTATGTCAAGAAGCACTATGGCAAGGAGGAGCTGGCGATCGTCTCGCCCGACGCCGGCCGCATCAAGGTCGCCGAGCAGTGGAGCCAGCGCCTGGGCGGTGCCCCGCTGGCCTTCATCCACAAGACCCGTGACATCACCCGCCCCAACCAGAGCGTGGCCAACCGCGTCGTCGGTGAGGTCGCCGGGCGCACCTGCATCCTGGTTGACGACATGATCGACTCCGGCGGCACCATCTGCCAGGCGGCGGACGCCCTGATGAACGACGGTGCCAACAGCGTCGTCATCGCGGCCACCCACCCGATCTTCAGCGGTCCGGCGGTGGAGCGGCTGTCCAACTCCATCGCCCGCGAGGTGATCGTCACCAACACGCTGCCGCTCTCGGCCGAGGCACGCGCGCTGGACAAGATCACCGAGTTGTCGATCGCCCCGCTGATCAGCCAGGCGATCCGCGCGGTCTTCGAGGATGGCTCGGTCACCAGCATGTTTGACGGCAACGCCTGA
- the glmU gene encoding bifunctional UDP-N-acetylglucosamine diphosphorylase/glucosamine-1-phosphate N-acetyltransferase GlmU — MSENRPAAVIILAAGEGTRMKSKTPKVLHPIGGRTLVGHAIHAARGTDPAHLAVVVRHQREVVAPHVSEVDAEALIADQDEVKGTGRAVECGLEVLPPDLTGTVLVTYGDVPLLTTQTLRALTAAHEEAGNAVTVITSILDDPHGYGRVVRDQDGQVLKIVEQKDAIAARESGGADAGALDIKEINSGIYAFDAQVLRDSLTQVGTDNAQGEKYLTDVLGLARAAGRPVRAHVVDDRWQSEGVNDRVQLSNLGRILNERTVERWQREGVTIVDPATTWIDSDVTIGQDTVIRPGTQLLGATTIGEGAVVGPDTTLTSVQVGDGASVVRTQAELAVIGPEATVGPFSYLRPGTELGAKGKIGGFVETKNAVIEDGAKVPHLTYAGDATIKEGANIGAGTIFANYDGVNKHHTTIGRHSFVGSNSVLVAPVNVADGAYIGAGSAVTNDVEPGQIAVSRARQRNIDGWVERKRAGTSTAAAAEAAGAQQTDAPQTDAPGTDAPGTDAPASGQDQPAPRHTASEPEGGQA; from the coding sequence GTGAGCGAGAACCGCCCGGCAGCCGTCATCATCCTCGCAGCGGGCGAGGGCACCCGGATGAAGTCCAAGACACCCAAGGTGCTGCACCCCATCGGTGGGCGCACCCTGGTCGGACATGCCATCCATGCCGCCCGCGGCACCGACCCGGCCCACCTGGCCGTCGTGGTGCGGCACCAGCGCGAGGTGGTCGCACCGCACGTCTCTGAGGTTGATGCCGAGGCGCTGATCGCCGATCAGGACGAGGTCAAGGGCACCGGCCGCGCGGTCGAGTGCGGCCTTGAGGTCCTGCCCCCGGATCTGACCGGCACGGTCCTGGTGACCTACGGCGACGTGCCGCTGCTGACCACGCAGACCCTCCGCGCGCTGACCGCAGCGCACGAGGAGGCCGGCAACGCCGTCACCGTGATCACCTCGATCCTGGACGACCCGCACGGCTATGGCCGCGTGGTGCGTGACCAGGACGGGCAGGTGCTCAAGATCGTGGAGCAGAAGGACGCGATCGCCGCCCGAGAGAGCGGTGGTGCGGACGCTGGTGCGCTCGACATCAAGGAGATCAACTCCGGGATCTATGCGTTCGACGCCCAGGTCCTGCGCGACTCGCTGACCCAGGTCGGCACCGACAATGCCCAGGGCGAGAAGTACCTCACGGACGTGCTCGGTCTGGCCCGTGCGGCGGGCCGCCCGGTGCGGGCCCACGTGGTCGATGACCGCTGGCAGTCCGAGGGCGTCAACGACCGAGTCCAGCTCTCCAACCTGGGGCGGATCCTCAACGAGCGCACTGTCGAGCGCTGGCAGCGCGAGGGGGTCACGATCGTGGACCCGGCGACCACCTGGATCGACTCGGACGTCACCATCGGCCAGGACACAGTCATCCGACCCGGCACCCAGCTGCTGGGCGCCACCACCATCGGCGAGGGGGCTGTGGTCGGTCCGGACACGACGCTGACCAGCGTGCAGGTCGGGGACGGTGCCAGCGTGGTGCGCACCCAGGCCGAGCTCGCCGTGATCGGACCCGAGGCGACCGTGGGCCCGTTCAGCTATCTGCGCCCGGGCACCGAGCTGGGCGCCAAGGGCAAGATCGGCGGCTTCGTGGAGACCAAGAACGCCGTCATCGAGGACGGTGCCAAGGTCCCGCACCTGACCTACGCCGGTGACGCCACCATCAAGGAGGGCGCCAACATCGGCGCCGGCACGATCTTCGCCAACTACGACGGCGTCAACAAGCACCACACCACGATCGGGCGACACTCCTTCGTGGGCTCTAACTCGGTGCTCGTGGCCCCGGTGAACGTCGCTGACGGTGCCTACATCGGGGCCGGCTCCGCCGTGACCAACGACGTCGAGCCCGGGCAGATCGCGGTCTCCCGGGCCCGCCAGCGCAACATCGACGGCTGGGTCGAGCGCAAGCGCGCCGGCACCAGCACAGCGGCGGCGGCCGAGGCGGCGGGCGCCCAGCAGACTGACGCCCCGCAGACCGACGCACCAGGGACCGACGCACCAGGGACCGACGCCCCGGCGAGCGGGCAGGACCAACCCGCCCCTCGGCATACGGCCAGCGAACCCGAAGGGGGCCAGGCGTGA
- a CDS encoding PadR family transcriptional regulator, whose product MALRYAILGLLLDRPSSGYDLTGRFEDVIGAYAWDAKHSQIYPELRRLDLEGLVEVVDRGARGRVTYRCTKEGLAALRAWLMAAPASTGGVKNEHALRLFLLPALEPDDALEVLRQTEAGAVAQVEHLEAEFAALQERTGSASGGPLGITAQFGILSFRATAQWARWARDHVGGEVVLGGDVEARGDGDPGGDGDPADIANAGRSADPGSTAG is encoded by the coding sequence GTGGCCCTCCGATACGCGATTCTCGGCCTGCTGCTGGACCGTCCGAGCAGTGGCTATGACCTGACGGGACGTTTCGAGGATGTCATTGGCGCCTACGCCTGGGATGCCAAGCACAGCCAGATCTATCCCGAGTTGCGCCGTCTCGATCTGGAGGGGCTGGTCGAGGTTGTCGATCGGGGGGCGCGGGGGCGCGTCACGTACCGCTGCACGAAGGAGGGGCTGGCCGCCCTGCGTGCCTGGTTGATGGCCGCCCCGGCCTCAACCGGCGGAGTCAAGAATGAGCACGCGCTGCGACTCTTTCTCCTCCCGGCGCTCGAGCCTGACGACGCACTCGAGGTCCTCCGGCAGACCGAGGCTGGTGCAGTGGCGCAGGTTGAGCACCTTGAGGCTGAGTTCGCGGCCCTGCAGGAACGGACGGGCAGCGCGTCAGGCGGGCCGCTCGGGATCACGGCCCAGTTCGGCATCCTCAGTTTCCGCGCCACCGCGCAGTGGGCGCGCTGGGCGCGCGACCACGTTGGGGGCGAGGTCGTTCTTGGGGGTGACGTCGAGGCCAGGGGTGACGGCGACCCCGGGGGTGACGGCGACCCCGCGGATATCGCCAACGCTGGGCGTAGCGCTGACCCCGGGTCTACCGCGGGTTGA
- a CDS encoding CarD family transcriptional regulator, with the protein MQFNTGQLLIHPHHGPARVEGTMTRVVGGTERKYVTLRVQRSDLTVSLPADTAEEAGIRLILSGEQLQEVLDELRAPSVPFDRQFSRRMKNQQDRLLQGDLRVTAGVVRDLIRRDRADGVSPAEKDLLKRAKEPLLGELVEALRVTEERAEELVLGAVTGEDIPTPAELAIAG; encoded by the coding sequence ATGCAGTTCAACACCGGTCAGCTCCTCATCCACCCCCACCACGGCCCGGCACGTGTCGAGGGCACGATGACGCGGGTCGTCGGCGGCACCGAGCGCAAGTATGTGACCCTGCGCGTGCAACGCAGCGACCTGACGGTCTCGCTGCCGGCCGACACCGCCGAGGAGGCCGGCATCCGGCTCATCCTCTCGGGTGAGCAGTTGCAGGAGGTGCTCGACGAGCTCAGGGCACCCAGCGTGCCGTTCGACCGGCAGTTCTCCCGCCGCATGAAGAACCAGCAGGACCGGTTGCTCCAGGGCGACCTCCGGGTCACAGCTGGCGTGGTGCGCGACCTGATCCGACGAGACCGGGCCGACGGCGTGTCGCCCGCGGAGAAGGACCTGCTCAAGCGTGCCAAGGAGCCGTTGCTCGGCGAACTCGTCGAGGCGCTCCGCGTCACCGAGGAGCGGGCCGAGGAGCTGGTTCTCGGCGCCGTCACCGGCGAGGACATCCCCACCCCCGCCGAGCTGGCGATCGCCGGCTGA
- the pth gene encoding aminoacyl-tRNA hydrolase → MDPWLVVGLGNPGPKYAGNRHNIGAMVIADLAAAAGVSAKQHKSRAWVSEIRLGTLPGGAPGPRAVLAQPMTYMNVSGGPVASLVQFYKVPLEQIIVVHDELDIDFGSIKLKRGGGEGGHNGLRSISQSLGTKDYLRVRLGVGRPPGRQDPAAYVLSDFPARDRVEVELLIGDGVDAVTDLVHTGLEATQGRFHSR, encoded by the coding sequence ATGGACCCCTGGTTGGTGGTCGGGCTCGGCAACCCCGGGCCGAAATATGCCGGCAACCGGCACAACATCGGTGCCATGGTGATCGCCGACCTGGCCGCCGCTGCCGGGGTCTCGGCCAAGCAGCACAAGTCCCGCGCCTGGGTCAGTGAGATCCGGCTCGGCACCCTGCCCGGCGGTGCTCCCGGGCCCCGGGCCGTCCTGGCCCAACCGATGACCTACATGAACGTGTCCGGTGGGCCCGTCGCCTCGCTCGTGCAGTTCTACAAGGTGCCGCTGGAGCAGATCATCGTGGTGCACGACGAGCTCGACATCGACTTCGGCTCCATCAAGCTCAAGCGCGGGGGCGGTGAGGGCGGGCACAACGGGCTGCGCTCCATCAGCCAGTCCCTGGGCACCAAGGACTATCTGCGGGTCCGCCTGGGGGTCGGACGGCCGCCGGGACGGCAGGACCCGGCCGCCTATGTGTTGTCCGACTTCCCGGCCCGCGACCGGGTCGAGGTGGAGTTGCTGATCGGCGATGGCGTCGATGCCGTCACCGACCTGGTGCACACCGGCCTCGAAGCGACCCAGGGGCGGTTCCACTCCCGCTGA
- a CDS encoding TPM domain-containing protein — MPAVTPQLRTPLTVLATLVAGGVLLTGPSAYAQEPFPLPDELVDQTGAIQDEAAVRAAQDQLFDEAGLQLFVVYVDDFGGLSGPEWADRTAELSHLGDQDLLVAVATDERSWGDSISEDSGLSDSQLDDVASEHIEPALRDDDWDGAAIGAAEGYLEAATESSSGWVGIAGVGGVALLGFGAYRGRRWHRQRQERAEVAEELAETSQRVGGQLVALDTALAAAEGELQYAEAEFAPDLTAPFREALTTSRQEALEAFRLQEQIAAQDPVEESASVRDRYRNLEQLISRAGSRLDEHAAAFNELRALADRAPQRVEELTAGLAEVTTRLLDVMALATTRTDLRAGQRAQVEAMAQESQTMLAHGETALEQARERIGASEPEDAVLPLKAAEESLTGLTARAEQLADLDTLITQWQGLLTAATDSLSQDVADAERLAPQDAAVSGPAQQARAALARVGDAAEDPVELAEDLGDIERVLDAALSGHRETEERRLKELKTARAQLARTESRVRSMESELRVNQAHVTATALTRSSEARALLTEGRSILESDPARADTVLRDAASRAGSALSSIHDVRHRAEASTSSGGWGSSWGSSWGGSRSSSRSSSRSSRSRRSRSSSRSRSRSSSSRRSSRSSRSSRGGRF; from the coding sequence ATGCCTGCCGTGACACCTCAGCTCCGCACACCCCTGACCGTCCTGGCCACCCTCGTGGCCGGCGGTGTGCTGCTGACCGGCCCCTCGGCATACGCCCAGGAGCCGTTCCCGTTGCCCGACGAGCTGGTCGACCAGACCGGCGCGATCCAGGATGAGGCCGCGGTCCGCGCGGCCCAGGACCAGCTCTTCGACGAGGCCGGGCTGCAGCTGTTCGTGGTCTATGTCGACGACTTCGGCGGACTCAGCGGGCCCGAGTGGGCCGACCGCACCGCCGAGCTCTCCCACCTCGGCGACCAGGACCTGCTGGTCGCCGTCGCCACCGACGAACGGTCCTGGGGCGACAGCATCTCCGAGGACTCCGGGCTGTCCGACAGCCAGCTCGACGACGTGGCCTCCGAGCACATCGAGCCCGCCCTGCGCGACGACGACTGGGACGGGGCCGCGATCGGCGCGGCCGAGGGCTATCTCGAGGCGGCCACCGAGTCGTCGAGCGGGTGGGTCGGCATCGCCGGTGTGGGTGGGGTGGCCCTGCTCGGGTTCGGCGCCTATCGCGGCCGCCGGTGGCACCGCCAGCGTCAGGAGCGGGCGGAGGTGGCAGAGGAGCTCGCCGAGACGTCGCAACGCGTCGGGGGGCAACTGGTCGCGCTGGACACCGCGCTCGCCGCCGCTGAGGGAGAGTTGCAGTATGCCGAGGCCGAGTTCGCCCCCGACCTCACCGCCCCCTTCCGGGAGGCCCTGACCACGTCCCGGCAGGAAGCGCTCGAGGCCTTCCGCCTGCAGGAGCAGATCGCCGCGCAGGACCCGGTGGAGGAGTCCGCGAGCGTGCGGGACCGCTATCGCAACCTGGAGCAGTTGATCTCCCGGGCCGGTTCCCGGCTCGACGAGCACGCCGCCGCCTTCAACGAGTTGCGAGCCCTCGCCGACCGGGCACCGCAACGCGTCGAGGAGCTGACCGCAGGCCTTGCGGAGGTCACGACACGGTTGCTCGACGTGATGGCCCTGGCGACCACGCGGACTGACCTGCGCGCAGGCCAGCGTGCGCAGGTGGAGGCGATGGCCCAGGAGTCCCAGACGATGCTGGCCCACGGTGAGACGGCACTCGAGCAGGCACGGGAGCGGATCGGCGCCAGCGAGCCCGAGGACGCGGTCCTGCCCCTCAAAGCTGCCGAGGAGTCGCTGACGGGACTCACCGCACGCGCCGAACAACTCGCCGACCTCGACACCCTGATCACGCAGTGGCAGGGGCTGCTGACAGCGGCGACGGACTCGCTGAGCCAGGACGTGGCCGACGCCGAGCGCCTCGCCCCACAGGACGCGGCAGTCTCCGGCCCAGCACAGCAGGCCCGGGCTGCCCTGGCCAGGGTCGGTGACGCGGCCGAGGACCCGGTGGAGCTGGCGGAGGATCTCGGCGATATCGAGCGCGTGCTGGACGCGGCCCTCAGCGGTCATCGGGAGACCGAGGAGCGGCGACTCAAGGAGCTCAAGACCGCCCGTGCCCAGCTGGCCCGCACCGAGTCGCGGGTGCGCTCGATGGAGTCCGAGCTGCGCGTCAACCAGGCGCATGTCACGGCCACGGCGCTGACGCGGTCCAGTGAGGCCCGCGCGCTGCTCACCGAGGGGCGCTCGATCCTGGAGTCCGACCCGGCCAGGGCCGACACGGTGCTGCGCGACGCCGCCAGTCGGGCCGGCAGTGCGCTGAGCTCGATCCACGACGTGCGCCACAGGGCCGAGGCCAGCACGTCATCCGGCGGTTGGGGCTCATCCTGGGGCTCGTCCTGGGGCGGCTCCCGGTCGAGCTCCCGGTCGAGCTCACGGTCCAGCAGGTCTCGCCGCTCGCGCTCCAGCAGCCGCTCGCGCAGTCGCTCGAGCAGTTCGCGCCGGTCCTCGCGCTCGTCGCGCAGTTCCCGCGGCGGGCGCTTCTAG
- a CDS encoding 50S ribosomal protein L25/general stress protein Ctc → MADKLSITAEKRTEFGKGAARRVRRADKIPAVLYGHGTDPFHLTLPGHATMMALKHTNAVLSLDVEGDEHLALVKDVQRDPIKRTIEHVDLVIVRKGEKVIVDVAVHVEGEAAPDTLVTTDYTEVSVETDFTSIPESFVVTVEGLEAGNQILAGDIKLPEGVTLITDPEALLVNVTQAISEEALEAELAEAEEEAGIEHEESDEEAAEGGDEDKAEGEEEAKSEDA, encoded by the coding sequence ATGGCTGACAAGCTTTCCATCACCGCCGAGAAGCGCACCGAGTTTGGCAAGGGCGCTGCCCGCCGCGTGCGCCGCGCCGACAAGATCCCCGCCGTCCTCTATGGCCACGGCACCGACCCGTTCCACCTGACGCTGCCGGGCCACGCCACGATGATGGCGCTGAAGCACACCAACGCCGTCCTGTCCCTGGACGTCGAGGGTGACGAGCACCTGGCCCTGGTCAAGGACGTGCAGCGCGACCCGATCAAGCGCACCATCGAGCACGTTGACCTGGTCATCGTCCGCAAGGGCGAGAAGGTCATCGTCGACGTCGCGGTCCACGTCGAGGGCGAGGCCGCACCGGACACGCTGGTGACCACCGACTACACCGAGGTCTCGGTCGAGACCGACTTCACCAGCATCCCGGAGTCCTTCGTGGTCACGGTGGAGGGCCTGGAGGCCGGCAACCAGATCCTGGCTGGCGACATCAAGCTGCCGGAGGGCGTCACGCTGATCACCGACCCGGAGGCGCTGCTGGTCAACGTCACCCAGGCCATCTCCGAGGAGGCCCTGGAGGCCGAGCTTGCCGAGGCCGAGGAAGAGGCCGGCATCGAGCACGAGGAGTCCGACGAGGAGGCTGCCGAGGGCGGCGACGAGGACAAGGCCGAGGGCGAGGAAGAGGCCAAGTCCGAGGACGCCTGA
- a CDS encoding DUF1697 domain-containing protein: MPSYVGFLRAVNLGARRKFPKDDLRAVAEAAGFTDVQTYLNTGNLRVTSRMRSLTRVEDALESAFERDRGFAVPTIVFGLAELAEISSYAEGLGERHGPLQRHYVSLLREPLSAESVARVESVSGEKVTVVVRGRSVHQMWEHAVPGDVDPLGAATSRLLGVTTARTAGVLAELVRRWA; encoded by the coding sequence ATGCCCAGCTATGTCGGATTCCTGCGGGCCGTCAACCTCGGCGCGCGCCGCAAGTTCCCCAAGGATGACCTGCGCGCGGTGGCCGAGGCCGCCGGGTTCACCGACGTGCAGACCTATCTGAACACCGGCAACCTGCGCGTCACCTCACGGATGCGCTCCCTGACCCGGGTCGAGGACGCGCTGGAGTCGGCCTTTGAGCGCGACCGTGGGTTTGCGGTGCCCACCATCGTCTTCGGGCTCGCCGAGCTGGCCGAGATCTCCTCGTATGCCGAGGGGCTGGGGGAGCGACACGGTCCCCTGCAGCGGCACTACGTCTCCCTGCTGCGCGAGCCCCTCTCGGCCGAGTCTGTGGCGCGCGTCGAGTCGGTCTCCGGGGAGAAGGTGACCGTCGTGGTCCGTGGGCGCAGCGTGCACCAGATGTGGGAACACGCCGTCCCCGGCGATGTCGATCCGCTGGGAGCGGCGACCTCACGCCTGCTCGGAGTGACCACGGCCCGCACCGCGGGGGTGCTGGCAGAGCTGGTGCGGCGGTGGGCGTGA
- a CDS encoding VC0807 family protein: MGSSTTVTDSEVTDSEEMSSRRSSSWVGALAGELALDVGLSLAAFWLAIAAGWGTVGAILAAGTVAVARAVWTAVIRGTLDTSLLLVVLGFLTSLILALVSGDARVLLLKGSVGLALFGVVATASLVWGRPLLFWLVRRFVAPGSEGRHQWEELWHGSTPFRWLYRRLTVVWALVYLLAAAGHVTAVLTLPVEVAAPWLRAATPLLSVSMIAWTAWFSARAEGRLEGPLLDEAEGASSVEASRVETESASS, translated from the coding sequence ATGGGGTCATCGACGACTGTCACCGACAGCGAGGTCACCGACAGCGAGGAGATGTCGTCCCGACGCTCCTCCTCGTGGGTCGGCGCACTGGCCGGTGAGCTCGCCCTCGATGTCGGGCTGTCCCTCGCGGCGTTCTGGCTCGCCATCGCCGCAGGGTGGGGCACAGTGGGCGCCATCCTGGCCGCTGGCACGGTCGCGGTGGCGCGGGCTGTCTGGACAGCTGTCATCCGCGGCACCCTCGACACCTCGCTGCTGCTGGTCGTGCTGGGTTTCCTGACCTCCCTGATCCTCGCGCTCGTGAGCGGAGACGCCAGGGTGCTGCTGCTGAAGGGGTCGGTCGGGCTCGCCCTGTTCGGGGTGGTGGCCACCGCGAGCCTGGTGTGGGGTCGGCCGCTGCTGTTCTGGCTGGTGCGGCGCTTCGTGGCGCCTGGATCTGAGGGACGTCACCAGTGGGAGGAGCTGTGGCACGGGAGCACACCGTTCCGCTGGCTGTATCGCCGGCTCACCGTCGTGTGGGCGCTGGTCTACCTCCTGGCAGCCGCCGGTCATGTGACGGCGGTCCTGACCCTGCCCGTGGAGGTGGCCGCCCCCTGGTTGCGGGCCGCCACACCCCTGCTGAGCGTCTCGATGATTGCCTGGACGGCCTGGTTCTCCGCTCGCGCCGAAGGTCGCCTGGAGGGTCCTCTGCTGGATGAAGCCGAGGGAGCCTCGTCGGTGGAAGCCTCGCGGGTGGAGACCGAGTCGGCCTCGTCCTAG